One Setaria viridis chromosome 5, Setaria_viridis_v4.0, whole genome shotgun sequence genomic region harbors:
- the LOC117857965 gene encoding putative pentatricopeptide repeat-containing protein At1g64310: MRGKTPYAAAAIASCNGAVLPLSIPHTKQFHARLILAPPSAAHGPADLRLLLLRSYAARGDLASARRLLDEAPRPASPLLHNALIRAHARRLDLPAALALFSRMRRSATPPDAHTFACVLRACADCLRPGAVKVVHGVASSRGMCLHPIVGSALVSAYAKLGLVDDARRVFDGLREPDLVLWNSMISGYGYRGMWHDGLQMFSAMRRAGEQPDGYSMVGLVSCLWNPEVLVFGQAVHGVCVKGGYDSGHHVRSALVSMYMRCGCMESGQSLFHNFPDADLVTWSSLITGLLQTGKYMESFDLFRQMCFTGRRPDSVLISSVLSACASTTAINHTREVHCYVLRLGADKDVTVSSSLMDAYAKCGFAELGYWVFCQIPNKNSVIYNTVISNLGTHGFATKAIEVLDEMVNDGLRPDSATFSALLAACCHVGNLEEGWKLFRRMRDEFQIVIEMEHYVYMVRLLATFGQLKEAYDLIQTMQIQPDCGVWGALLWGCCVHCDSNLGRIVAEKLFQFNPDKAAYRVMLSNLYTSQEMWWDAEEVREELSKEEMYKNRGISWVGKVKK; encoded by the coding sequence ATGCGCGGGAAAAcaccgtacgccgccgccgcaatcgCGTCCTGCAATGGTGCCGTCCTCCCTCTATCCATCCCCCACACTAAGCAGTTCCACGCGCGCCTCATTCTCGctcccccctccgccgcccacgGCCCCGCTGacctccgtctcctcctcctccgctcctacGCCGCGCGCGGCGACCTCGCCTCGGCCCGGCGCCTGCTGGACGAGGCGCCCCGCCCGGCCTCGCCGCTCCTCCACAACGCGCTCATCCgcgcccacgcccgccgcctcgaccTCCCCGCGGCGCTCGCGCTCTTCTCCCGCATGCGCCGCTCCGCCACCCCGCCCGACGCTCACACCTTCGCCTGCGTCCTCCGCGCCTGCGCCGACTGCTTGCGCCCGGGCGCCGTGAAGGTCGTCCATGGTGTCGCGTCGTCTCGCGGCATGTGCTTGCATCCCATTGTTGGGAGCGCGCTTGTCAGCGCGTACGCGAAGCTTGGCCTCGTGGACGATGCTCGCCGCGTGTTCGATGGATTGCGTGAGCCGGACTTGGTTCTCTGGAACTCCATGATTTCTGGGTATGGGTACCGGGGAATGTGGCATGATGGTCTCCAGATGTTTTCTGCAATGCGGAGAGCTGGGGAGCAGCCGGATGGGTATTCAATGGTTGGCTTAGTGTCATGCTTATGGAACCCTGAAGTGCTTGTATTTGGTCAAGCGGTTCATGGAGTGTGTGTCAAAGGGGGTTATGACTCCGGACACCATGTGAGAAGCGCACTTGTTTCCATGTACATGAGGTGTGGGTGCATGGAATCTGGCCAAAGCCTGTTTCATAACTTTCCAGATGCAGATTTGGTTACCTGGTCATCACTGATTACTGGGTTATTGCAAACTGGCAAGTACATGGAGTCATTTGATTTGTTCAGACAAATGTGCTTTACTGGGAGGAGGCCTGACAGTGTTTTGATTTCTAGTGTTCTCTCAGCATGTGCTTCTACAACTGCTATCAACCATACCAGGGAGGTCCATTGTTATGTGCTTAGGCTTGGAGCTGATAAGGACGTTACAGTCTCATCTTCACTAATGGATGCATATGCAAAATGTGGTTTCGCTGAGCTCGGATATTGGGTGTTCTGCCAAATACCTAATAAGAACTCAGTCATATACAACACGGTCATATCAAACCTTGGAACTCATGGTTTTGCAACTAAGGCCATTGAAGTCCTTGATGAGATGGTCAATGATGGGCTCAGGCCTGATAGTGCTACCTTCTCTGCTTTACTTGCTGCTTGTTGTCATGTGGGAAACTTGGAGGAGGGATGGAAGTTGTTCAGGAGAATGAGGGATGAGTTCCAGATAGTGATTGAAATGGAGCACTATGTGTACATGGTGAGGCTTCTCGCAACATTTGGCCAGCTGAAGGAGGCATATGATCTTATACAGACAATGCAAATACAACCAGATTGTGGTGTGTGGGGTGCATTGCTTTGGGGTTGCTGTGTCCATTGTGATTCCAACCTTGGCAGGATTGTTGCTGAAAAGCTTTTTCAATTCAATCCAGACAAAGCTGCTTACAGGGTCATGCTCTCAAACCTTTATACCTCACAAGAGATGTGGTGGGATGCTGAGGAGGTTAGGGAGGAATTGTCAAAAGAAGAAATGTACAAGAACAGAGGGATAAGTTGGGTTGGCAAAGTAAAGAAATGA
- the LOC117857964 gene encoding lysM domain receptor-like kinase 3 isoform X2 translates to MANLCFLFFLSLFLQHHHTSASLIDSRKSIASTAEWQPMHCNAVSINPSCNSFLYVTPEGRNLSETISVFNGNASLIQPIKRLSGSEDLLMGVPCMCEAINNTLTAFFHDTQYKVEEHDTPDTVKINKFSGLAMDVGDGKVLIANDTDTITVHLPCGCSSTASDGVLSYAVQEEDTLSTIASLFRSSSQDILNLNPSVKNPDFIKPGWILFIPMGSSGSSKKKIGSLSIIIAVSISAAILLLCVFTVILRLKRRSSQHNVEAPEIKMERAPSNTSIAALESRFFPSMRITDIDPFQTERPVIFSLKIVGDATANFDEKRKIGEGGYGSVYLGFIGAHEIAIKKMKASKSKEFFAELKVLCKVHHINVVELIGYAAGDDHLYLVYEYVQNGSLNDHLHDPLLKGHQPLSWTARTQIALDSARGIEYIHDHTKDCYVHRDIKTSNILLDNGLRAKVADFGLVKLVQRSDEEECVATRLVGTPGYLPPESVLELHMTTKSDVYAFGVVLAELITGLRALMRDNKEVNKMKSLISIMRKAFKSDDLESSMETIIDPNLKDNYPIEEVCKMANISMWCLSEDPLNRPEMRDIMPTLSQIHLTSIEWEASLGGDAEVFSGVSTGR, encoded by the exons ATGGCCAACCTTTGTTTCCTGTTCTTCCTCAGCTTGTTTCTGCAACACCACCATACTAGCGCTTCTTTGATTGATTCGCGAAAAAGCATAGCATCAACTGCAGAATGGCAACCCATGCACTGTAATGCTGTGTCCATCAACCCTTCATGCAACTCATTCCTCTATGTCACTCCTGAAGGGCGTAACTTGTCAGAGACAATCTCTGTCTTCAATGGGAATGCATCTCTCATCCAGCCTATCAAGCGACTCTCTGGTTCAGAGGACCTGTTGATGGGTGTGCCATGCATGTGTGAGGCTATCAACAACACACTGACTGCTTTCTTTCATGATACTCAGTACAAAGTGGAGGAGCACGATACACCTGATACTGTCAAGATCAACAAATTCAGTGGTCTTGCAATGGATGTTGGTGATGGCAAGGTACTGATTGCAAATGACACGGACACGATAACTGTTCACCTTCCTTGTGGGTGTTCCTCAACAGCGTCAGATGGAGTCTTGTCCTATGCAGTACAGGAGGAAGATACCCTGAGCACTATTGCAAGCTTGTTCAGATCAAGTTCACAAGATATCTTAAACTTGAATCCAAGTGTAAAAAATCCTGATTTCATTAAACCTGGGTGGATCTTGTTTATCCCGATGGGAAGTTCTGGATCTTCTAAGAAAA AGATTGGTAGTTTGTCAATCATAATAGCAGTATCCATATCAGCTGCAATACTGCTCCTCTGTGTGTTCACTGTCATCCTTCGGCTGAAAAGGAGGTCTTCTCAGCACAATGTTGAAGCACCGGAGATTAAAATGGAGAGAGCTCCTAGCAACACAAGCATTGCTGCTCTGGAGAGCCGTTTCTTTCCTTCTATGAGAATAACAG ATATTGATCCATTCCAAACAGAGAGGCCTGTTATTTTCAGCTTGAAAATAGTTGGAGATGCTACTGCTAATTTCGATGAGAAAAGAAAGATCGGTGAGGGAGGATATGGGAGTGTTTACCTTGGTTTCATAGGAGCGCAT GAAATTGCAATTAAGAAGATGAAAGCAAGCAAATCAAAGGAGTTCTTTGCAGAGCTGAAAGTTCTGTGCAAAGTACATCATATAAATGTG GTTGAGTTGATTGGTTATGCTGCTGGGGATGATCACCTGTACCTTGTGTACGAATATGTCCAGAATGGTTCACTTAATGATCATCTGCACGATCCATTGCTGAAAG GTCACCAACCTCTTTCGTGGACTGCAAGAACACAGATAGCATTGGATTCAGCACGTGGTATTGAGTACATCCATGACCATACAAAGGACTGCTATGTGCATCGTGACATCAAAACTAGCAATATTCTTCTTGATAATGGATTAAGAGCTAAA GTTGCAGATTTCGGGCTAGTGAAGCTTGTTCAACGCAGCGATGAAGAAGAATGTGTGGCGACTCGTTTAGTTGGAACACCAGGCTACCTTCCACCTGA ATCAGTTCTTGAACTTCACATGACTACCAAGTCTGACGTGTACGCATTTGGAGTAGTTCTTGCAGAGCTCATCACTGGACTCCGTGCACTTATGCGGGATAATAAAGAAGTGAATAAGATGAAGTCACTAATCTCAATT ATGAGGAAAGCCTTCAAATCAGATGATTTAGAGAGCTCTATGGAGACAATTATTGATCCCAACTTGAAGGACAACTACCCCATTGAAGAAGTGTGCAAG ATGGCAAACATTTCGATGTGGTGCCTAAGTGAGGATCCACTGAACCGGCCTGAGATGAGGGACATCATGCCAACTCTTTCTCAAATCCATCTGACCTCAATTGAGTGGGAAGCGTCACTTGGTGGTGATGCTGAAGTATTTAGTGGTGTCTCCACCGGTAGATGA
- the LOC117857964 gene encoding lysM domain receptor-like kinase 3 isoform X1, which produces MSFSYGPNHVELQGSGFNKEQQLQLYDNWLCQAIDIPGSPSLFLQHHHTSASLIDSRKSIASTAEWQPMHCNAVSINPSCNSFLYVTPEGRNLSETISVFNGNASLIQPIKRLSGSEDLLMGVPCMCEAINNTLTAFFHDTQYKVEEHDTPDTVKINKFSGLAMDVGDGKVLIANDTDTITVHLPCGCSSTASDGVLSYAVQEEDTLSTIASLFRSSSQDILNLNPSVKNPDFIKPGWILFIPMGSSGSSKKKIGSLSIIIAVSISAAILLLCVFTVILRLKRRSSQHNVEAPEIKMERAPSNTSIAALESRFFPSMRITDIDPFQTERPVIFSLKIVGDATANFDEKRKIGEGGYGSVYLGFIGAHEIAIKKMKASKSKEFFAELKVLCKVHHINVVELIGYAAGDDHLYLVYEYVQNGSLNDHLHDPLLKGHQPLSWTARTQIALDSARGIEYIHDHTKDCYVHRDIKTSNILLDNGLRAKVADFGLVKLVQRSDEEECVATRLVGTPGYLPPESVLELHMTTKSDVYAFGVVLAELITGLRALMRDNKEVNKMKSLISIMRKAFKSDDLESSMETIIDPNLKDNYPIEEVCKMANISMWCLSEDPLNRPEMRDIMPTLSQIHLTSIEWEASLGGDAEVFSGVSTGR; this is translated from the exons ATGTCATTTTCCTATGGTCCAAATCATGTAGAGCTTCAGGGAAGCGGATTTAACAAGGAACAACAGTTACAGCTGTACGATAACTGGTTGTGCCAGGCAATTGACATCCCAGGAAGTCCAAG CTTGTTTCTGCAACACCACCATACTAGCGCTTCTTTGATTGATTCGCGAAAAAGCATAGCATCAACTGCAGAATGGCAACCCATGCACTGTAATGCTGTGTCCATCAACCCTTCATGCAACTCATTCCTCTATGTCACTCCTGAAGGGCGTAACTTGTCAGAGACAATCTCTGTCTTCAATGGGAATGCATCTCTCATCCAGCCTATCAAGCGACTCTCTGGTTCAGAGGACCTGTTGATGGGTGTGCCATGCATGTGTGAGGCTATCAACAACACACTGACTGCTTTCTTTCATGATACTCAGTACAAAGTGGAGGAGCACGATACACCTGATACTGTCAAGATCAACAAATTCAGTGGTCTTGCAATGGATGTTGGTGATGGCAAGGTACTGATTGCAAATGACACGGACACGATAACTGTTCACCTTCCTTGTGGGTGTTCCTCAACAGCGTCAGATGGAGTCTTGTCCTATGCAGTACAGGAGGAAGATACCCTGAGCACTATTGCAAGCTTGTTCAGATCAAGTTCACAAGATATCTTAAACTTGAATCCAAGTGTAAAAAATCCTGATTTCATTAAACCTGGGTGGATCTTGTTTATCCCGATGGGAAGTTCTGGATCTTCTAAGAAAA AGATTGGTAGTTTGTCAATCATAATAGCAGTATCCATATCAGCTGCAATACTGCTCCTCTGTGTGTTCACTGTCATCCTTCGGCTGAAAAGGAGGTCTTCTCAGCACAATGTTGAAGCACCGGAGATTAAAATGGAGAGAGCTCCTAGCAACACAAGCATTGCTGCTCTGGAGAGCCGTTTCTTTCCTTCTATGAGAATAACAG ATATTGATCCATTCCAAACAGAGAGGCCTGTTATTTTCAGCTTGAAAATAGTTGGAGATGCTACTGCTAATTTCGATGAGAAAAGAAAGATCGGTGAGGGAGGATATGGGAGTGTTTACCTTGGTTTCATAGGAGCGCAT GAAATTGCAATTAAGAAGATGAAAGCAAGCAAATCAAAGGAGTTCTTTGCAGAGCTGAAAGTTCTGTGCAAAGTACATCATATAAATGTG GTTGAGTTGATTGGTTATGCTGCTGGGGATGATCACCTGTACCTTGTGTACGAATATGTCCAGAATGGTTCACTTAATGATCATCTGCACGATCCATTGCTGAAAG GTCACCAACCTCTTTCGTGGACTGCAAGAACACAGATAGCATTGGATTCAGCACGTGGTATTGAGTACATCCATGACCATACAAAGGACTGCTATGTGCATCGTGACATCAAAACTAGCAATATTCTTCTTGATAATGGATTAAGAGCTAAA GTTGCAGATTTCGGGCTAGTGAAGCTTGTTCAACGCAGCGATGAAGAAGAATGTGTGGCGACTCGTTTAGTTGGAACACCAGGCTACCTTCCACCTGA ATCAGTTCTTGAACTTCACATGACTACCAAGTCTGACGTGTACGCATTTGGAGTAGTTCTTGCAGAGCTCATCACTGGACTCCGTGCACTTATGCGGGATAATAAAGAAGTGAATAAGATGAAGTCACTAATCTCAATT ATGAGGAAAGCCTTCAAATCAGATGATTTAGAGAGCTCTATGGAGACAATTATTGATCCCAACTTGAAGGACAACTACCCCATTGAAGAAGTGTGCAAG ATGGCAAACATTTCGATGTGGTGCCTAAGTGAGGATCCACTGAACCGGCCTGAGATGAGGGACATCATGCCAACTCTTTCTCAAATCCATCTGACCTCAATTGAGTGGGAAGCGTCACTTGGTGGTGATGCTGAAGTATTTAGTGGTGTCTCCACCGGTAGATGA